From one Lolium rigidum isolate FL_2022 chromosome 4, APGP_CSIRO_Lrig_0.1, whole genome shotgun sequence genomic stretch:
- the LOC124708286 gene encoding desiccation-related protein PCC13-62-like, giving the protein MARARGAFLLLLLGAVHLFALAAAVPQDDPRCRPSIPRRGAVAIYPSDLEQLQFLLNAKFIEAEWFLHAALGRGIDRLARNLSAGGPPPAGARKANLDFHTTEIAAELGYQELGHIRAITNAMGGFPRPAIDLSADRFAAIMDDAMGARLDPPFDAYNSTVNFLLASYILPHVTASVTVGIAPALMGYSSKRLHASVLAVEAGQDAVIRMLLYQRADETVAPYRGHTVAEFTRRISDWRNGMSGCGAKDEGVKVLDRRQGAERRTISNILGAGVDSLGYQRTPAEALRILYGSRNEQVPGGFLPRGANGTIARGFFQLA; this is encoded by the coding sequence ATGGCTCGCGCGCGCGGCGCCTTCCTTCTGCTGCTGCTCGGGGCCGTGCACCTCTTCGCGCTCGCGGCCGCCGTCCCTCAGGACGACCCACGGTGCCGGCCGAGCATcccgcggcgtggcgccgtcgcgATCTACCCGAGCGACCTGGAGCAGCTGCAGTTCCTGCTCAACGCCAAGTTCATCGAGGCGGAGTGGTTCCTCCACGCGGCGCTCGGCCGCGGCATCGACCGCCTCGCCCGCAACCTCTCGGCCGGCGGGCCGCCCCCGGCCGGCGCGCGCAAGGCGAACCTCGACTTCCACACCACCGAGATCGCGGCGGAGCTGGGCTACCAGGAGCTGGGCCACATCCGGGCCATCACGAACGCCATGGGCGGGTTCCCGCGCCCGGCCATCGACCTCAGCGCCGACCGCTTCGCCGCCATCATGGACGACGCCATGGGCGCGCGCCTCGACCCGCCCTTCGACGCGTACAACAGCACCGTCAACTTCCTCCTCGCCTCCTACATCCTGCCGCACGTCACGGCCTCCGTCACCGTCGGCATCGCGCCCGCCCTCATGGGGTACTCCTCCAAGCGCCTCCACGCGAGCGTCCTGGCGGTGGAGGCCGGGCAGGACGCGGTGATCAGGATGCTGCTGTACCAGCGCGCCGACGAGACGGTGGCGCCGTACAGGGGCCACACGGTGGCGGAGTTCACGCGCAGGATCTCCGACTGGCGCAACGGGATGTCCGGGTGCGGCGCCAAGGACGAGGGGGTCAAGGTGCTGGACCGGCGGCAGGGGGCGGAGCGGAGGACCATCAGCAACATCCTCGGCGCCGGGGTGGACTCGCTCGGGTACCAGCGCACGCCGGCGGAGGCGCTGCGCATCCTCTACGGCTCGCGCAACGAGCAGGTGCCCGGCGGGTTCCTGCCCCGGGGCGCCAACGGCACCATCGCCAGAGGATTCTTCCAGCTCGCATAG
- the LOC124707486 gene encoding 40S ribosomal protein S4, giving the protein MARGLKKHLKRLNAPSHWMLDKLGGAFAPKPSSGPHKARECLPLILILRNRLKYALTYREVQSILMQRHIQVDGKVRTDKTYPAGFMDIISIPKTGENYRLLYDTKGRFRLHAVRDEDAKFKLCKVRGVQFGQKGIPYLNTYDGRTIRYPDPLIKANDTIKLDLETNKIVDFIKFDVGNVVMVTGGRNTGRVGVIKNREKHKGTFETIHVEDAQGHQFATRLGNVFTIGKGTKPWVSLPKGKGIKLSIIEEQRKRDAAAQAAAKA; this is encoded by the exons ATG GCGCGTGGGTTGAAGAAGCATCTGAAGAGGCTCAATGCCCCGTCTCACTGGATGCTCGACAAGCTTGGTGGAGCTTTT GCCCCCAAGCCATCTTCTGGTCCTCACAAGGCCAGGGAGTGCCTTCCCCTGATCCTCATCCTCAGGAACAGACTGAAGTATGCTCTTACCTACCGTGAAGTGCAGTCCATCCTCATGCAGCGCCACATCCAGGTTGATGGCAAGGTCCGCACTGACAAGACCTACCCTGCTGGTTTCATGG ACATCATCTCTATCCCCAAGACTGGTGAGAACTACAGGCTTCTGTATGACACCAAGGGCCGCTTCCGCCTTCATGCTGTCAGGGATGAGGATGCAAAG TTCAAGCTTTGCAAGGTTCGGGGAGTCCAGTTCGGACAGAAGGGTATTCCCTACCTGAACACCTATGATGGCCGCACCATCCGCTACCCTGACCCCCTCATCAAGGCCAACGACACCATCAAGCTTGACCTTGAGACCAACAAGATTGTTGACTTCATCAAGTTCGATGTCGGCAATGTTGTCATGGTGACTGGTGGGCGTAACACTGGGCGTGTTGGTGTGATCAAGAACAGGGAGAAGCATAAGGGAACCTTCGAGACCATCCACGTTGAGGATGCCCAGGGCCACCAGTTTGCCACCCGTCTTGGCAATGTGTTCACCATCGGCAAGGGCACCAAGCCATGGGTGAGCCTCCCCAAGGGCAAGGGTATCAAGCTCAGCATCATTGAGGAGCAGAGGAAGAGGGATGCTGCAGCTCAGGCCGCTGCCAAGGCATGA